The following proteins are encoded in a genomic region of Natrinema sp. DC36:
- a CDS encoding chemotaxis protein CheD, producing the protein MKTYGTEPGAPTPVQVGISELVVSDGDDTLKSYGLGSCLAIALYDPGSEIGGMAHVMLPDGDTADNSDRKPGKYADTAIRALLRRMVEQGANYTTVEAKIAGGSDMFEFESFGEGVGQRNIAAAKSELEKLGVPLEAEDVGGEYGRTVEFTPGTGVLTVKTSDGDNGVTEL; encoded by the coding sequence ATGAAAACGTACGGCACCGAACCGGGCGCACCGACACCGGTCCAGGTCGGCATCTCGGAACTGGTCGTCAGTGACGGCGACGACACGCTCAAATCCTACGGGCTGGGTTCGTGCCTGGCCATCGCGCTGTACGATCCCGGCTCGGAAATCGGCGGGATGGCACACGTCATGTTGCCCGACGGCGACACCGCCGATAACAGCGACCGCAAACCCGGGAAGTACGCCGATACGGCGATCCGCGCACTGCTGCGCCGGATGGTCGAGCAGGGTGCCAACTACACCACTGTTGAGGCGAAAATCGCCGGCGGCAGCGATATGTTCGAATTCGAGAGTTTCGGGGAGGGTGTCGGGCAGCGAAACATCGCCGCCGCGAAGAGCGAACTCGAGAAGCTCGGCGTCCCGCTCGAGGCGGAAGACGTCGGCGGCGAATACGGCCGTACCGTCGAGTTTACGCCGGGAACGGGAGTGCTCACCGTCAAGACCTCGGACGGCGACAACGGAGTGACAGAGCTGTGA
- a CDS encoding chemotaxis protein CheC: MKLDVNALGTFYRMAREGAGLAAGRLTHMLGVETQLGVTKLNFMRGQEIRRDFEDSTEKVGVRVKLTGAIEGYSVVVFERENAFRIVETLLAEADPDADVNTDVGEITEFDEMTESAATEVGHIINSGFIDGWADVLEAVIDVSTPEFVEGQSAEPFFGDIDEAPADDDLALLFQSRIETVGTEVGFSHYLFPKRESMATLLERLRTSEGIEYDKLDGFDRMAERGAEEVAKTATTLTGIDTSVEIRRLNFVSLEAIPEQVANEKLVGVAFEFDGMPSGYLLFLFDEQSAHEIVDAMVPMEIEEDGFGEMGTSAIKELGNIMASGFLDGWANVLDTTIDHSPPEFIHDIGAAAVDPVIIQLGENQDFAFVFDTVVMADGREFDCEVYAIPDESDLERALNNLDVDRIEDAPTTAEFQEVDNA; the protein is encoded by the coding sequence ATGAAACTCGACGTCAACGCGCTCGGCACGTTTTACCGAATGGCTCGAGAGGGGGCCGGCCTCGCGGCGGGTCGACTGACGCACATGCTCGGCGTCGAGACGCAGTTGGGCGTGACGAAACTCAACTTCATGCGGGGCCAGGAGATCCGGCGCGATTTCGAGGACTCGACCGAGAAGGTCGGCGTCCGGGTCAAGCTGACCGGCGCGATCGAAGGCTACTCGGTCGTCGTCTTCGAGCGCGAGAACGCGTTCCGTATCGTCGAAACGCTGCTCGCGGAAGCGGATCCCGACGCGGACGTCAACACCGATGTCGGCGAGATTACCGAGTTCGACGAGATGACCGAAAGCGCCGCGACCGAGGTCGGCCACATCATCAACAGCGGTTTCATCGACGGCTGGGCCGACGTGCTCGAGGCGGTTATCGACGTCTCGACGCCGGAGTTCGTCGAGGGCCAATCCGCCGAGCCGTTCTTCGGTGACATCGACGAGGCCCCGGCTGACGACGACCTCGCCTTGCTCTTCCAGAGTCGAATCGAGACCGTCGGCACCGAGGTCGGATTCAGTCACTACCTCTTCCCGAAACGCGAGTCGATGGCGACGCTCCTCGAGCGACTGCGAACCAGCGAGGGCATCGAGTACGACAAACTCGACGGCTTCGATCGGATGGCCGAGCGGGGTGCCGAGGAGGTCGCCAAGACGGCGACCACGCTGACGGGGATCGACACCAGCGTCGAGATCCGTCGGCTCAACTTCGTCTCGCTCGAGGCGATTCCGGAACAGGTAGCGAACGAGAAACTCGTCGGCGTCGCATTCGAGTTCGACGGGATGCCAAGCGGCTATCTCCTCTTCCTGTTCGACGAGCAGTCGGCCCACGAGATCGTCGATGCGATGGTGCCGATGGAAATCGAGGAAGACGGCTTCGGCGAGATGGGGACCAGCGCAATCAAAGAACTGGGCAACATCATGGCCAGCGGTTTTCTCGACGGCTGGGCGAACGTCCTGGATACGACGATCGATCACTCGCCGCCGGAGTTCATCCACGACATCGGAGCGGCGGCCGTCGACCCGGTGATCATCCAGCTCGGCGAGAATCAGGACTTCGCGTTCGTCTTCGACACCGTCGTCATGGCCGACGGCCGAGAATTCGACTGCGAAGTGTACGCGATCCCCGACGAATCGGACCTCGAGCGGGCGCTGAACAATCTCGACGTCGATCGGATCGAGGACGCCCCGACGACGGCGGAGTTTCAGGAAGTCGATAACGCATGA
- the cheB gene encoding chemotaxis-specific protein-glutamate methyltransferase CheB → MTRVLVVDDSRFMRTVIGNALGEAGYEVETAANGADGVELASTFDPDVVTMDVEMPEMGGIDAVERIMATNPTMILMLSVHTERGTEATLDALERGAVDFLHKPDGSDSRNIAHLTDEVVAKVDDFAEANVSSVALARATAAAHSTRSRRASGPGHNTVTGNAVAGGGSDAQFRHDSGTTGPDATPGIETGAATDEAAEPIAVDGERAEAPTIVLGASTGGPKIVERLFERLPAALEAKVLVVQHMPPEFTTRFAERLDARSAYDVTEAADRDRLAAGEAAVAPGNAHLEVASNVGGRLRLQLDDGERVHGVRPAIDVTMESAAERISDALCGVVLTGMGRDGAAGIKAVKAAGGRTIAQDEATSPVFGIPCRAIETGCVDAVVPAHGIADAIVDAFTTDGETDD, encoded by the coding sequence ATGACGCGAGTACTCGTTGTCGACGACTCGAGGTTCATGCGGACAGTCATCGGCAACGCGCTCGGCGAGGCCGGCTACGAGGTCGAAACGGCGGCGAACGGCGCAGACGGTGTCGAACTCGCCTCGACCTTCGATCCGGACGTCGTCACGATGGACGTCGAAATGCCCGAGATGGGCGGCATCGACGCCGTCGAGCGGATCATGGCGACGAATCCGACCATGATCCTCATGCTCAGCGTTCACACTGAACGCGGCACGGAGGCCACGCTCGACGCCCTCGAGCGCGGTGCCGTCGATTTCCTTCACAAGCCCGACGGCTCCGACTCGCGCAATATCGCCCACCTCACGGACGAGGTCGTCGCGAAAGTCGATGACTTCGCCGAGGCGAACGTCTCGTCGGTCGCGCTCGCTCGCGCCACCGCGGCAGCTCACTCGACCCGATCGAGACGCGCCAGCGGGCCGGGACACAACACCGTGACCGGAAACGCGGTCGCGGGCGGCGGATCCGACGCACAGTTTCGTCACGACAGCGGGACGACCGGTCCCGACGCCACTCCTGGTATCGAGACTGGGGCCGCGACCGACGAAGCGGCCGAACCGATCGCCGTCGACGGCGAACGAGCGGAGGCACCGACTATCGTCCTCGGCGCGTCGACCGGCGGCCCGAAGATCGTCGAACGGCTGTTCGAACGGCTGCCGGCCGCCCTCGAGGCGAAGGTGCTGGTCGTCCAGCACATGCCGCCCGAGTTTACGACCCGGTTCGCCGAACGACTCGACGCTCGGAGCGCGTACGACGTCACCGAAGCCGCGGATCGCGATCGGCTCGCGGCCGGCGAGGCCGCGGTCGCACCGGGAAACGCCCACCTCGAGGTTGCGAGCAACGTCGGCGGCCGCCTCCGCCTGCAACTCGATGACGGCGAACGGGTCCACGGTGTGCGGCCGGCGATCGACGTGACGATGGAAAGCGCAGCCGAGCGGATCTCCGACGCGCTCTGTGGCGTCGTTCTGACCGGGATGGGCCGCGACGGCGCGGCCGGGATCAAGGCAGTCAAGGCCGCGGGCGGTCGGACGATCGCCCAGGACGAGGCGACGAGCCCCGTCTTTGGCATCCCTTGTCGGGCGATCGAAACGGGCTGTGTCGACGCGGTCGTACCCGCTCACGGCATCGCCGACGCGATCGTCGACGCGTTCACGACGGACGGTGAGACCGATGACTGA
- a CDS encoding protein-glutamate O-methyltransferase CheR encodes MGDGGGETDTDTTANGAAGTGSDADDGEAVDGDDAFTTLLEFVEDELAFATSHYNDSYLDRRVSSRMRRTQNDSYATYFETLRSDPDEQDALLEALSINVTGFFRNPDVWAGIRTILRRLSETENTVRVWSAACADGREPYSVSMLAHDDPEIDESAVSVLGTDISSPALETARNGVYEESRTIDLDEQLSFLDDYHRYVDVDGRTYRIGDAVKRSVRFQRHDLINDEPKSGFDLVICRNLFIYIDNAYKEPMLETIARSLRRDGYLVIGKAETIPPTLKSAFDVREARLRIYQREGDGSDASRPDRRPNSSSES; translated from the coding sequence ATCGGCGACGGCGGTGGGGAGACGGATACGGATACGACCGCCAACGGCGCTGCCGGCACCGGTTCCGACGCTGACGATGGGGAAGCAGTCGACGGTGACGATGCGTTTACCACCCTTCTCGAATTCGTCGAGGACGAGCTGGCGTTCGCGACGAGCCACTACAACGACAGCTATCTCGACCGACGCGTTTCCTCGCGGATGCGCCGCACCCAGAACGATAGCTACGCGACGTACTTCGAAACGCTTCGCTCCGATCCGGACGAACAGGACGCGCTCCTCGAGGCGCTGAGTATCAACGTCACGGGGTTCTTTCGCAACCCCGACGTCTGGGCCGGCATTCGGACGATCCTCCGGCGGCTCTCCGAGACCGAGAACACGGTCCGGGTCTGGAGCGCCGCGTGTGCCGACGGACGGGAGCCGTACTCGGTGTCGATGCTCGCCCACGACGACCCCGAAATCGACGAGTCGGCCGTCTCCGTCCTCGGGACCGACATCAGTTCCCCGGCGCTCGAGACGGCACGAAACGGCGTCTACGAGGAATCGCGGACCATCGATCTGGACGAGCAACTTTCCTTTCTCGACGACTATCACCGCTACGTCGACGTCGACGGTCGGACCTACCGGATCGGCGACGCCGTGAAACGATCGGTCCGCTTCCAGCGCCACGATCTGATCAACGACGAGCCGAAGTCGGGATTCGACCTCGTCATCTGTCGCAACCTGTTCATCTACATCGACAACGCGTACAAGGAGCCGATGCTCGAGACGATCGCGCGGTCGCTACGACGGGACGGCTACCTCGTCATCGGCAAGGCCGAAACGATCCCGCCGACACTCAAGTCGGCGTTCGACGTCCGCGAGGCGCGCCTGCGGATTTACCAGCGAGAGGGCGACGGTTCGGACGCTAGCCGACCTGACCGGCGTCCGAACTCGAGTTCCGAATCCTAA
- a CDS encoding chemotaxis protein CheA, which translates to MTDYLTDFVQESEERITELNNALLTLERDPDDEEAMENIFRIAHTLKGNCGAMGLDSASDLAHAIEDLLDAVRGDEIDVTPELMDVVFDGVDELETMVDEVAATGEIETDPSATIEALRTHLEDAENEAAAGLVAPAADEIDDVCSRFEPPADDGHDVYLARLAIAEREGVNNGELVVDALIDAFDLIGTDPPRETIEAAAYGDRFDAVFATAVGESAISSGLEPVEEVADFELVNVSDRFETADETAPTADRLADAAERADDISPEEAQDLEVDDLLDEFTEFDDLDEMVEDVGDDELEVFENMGEAGSFDDLLDEDDLDDEPGEPPETPLDEADDAATPDSGSATDDGPGATETDSASEDDVDDASAVFDELKDEVEMVGFDELQDELAELEFDEFDDEDEVDMDELLGEDVDDDAFLDGEEPSESAVDDILVDAESNEDLAADAADDEGETDAPDVDTTAADGVDDDSVADDSGLEPATEPDEEAIVDDDDVVAAETDDDVTAAETDDDVVAAETDDDVVAAETDDDVVAADDVAGGPDDEIETGPAPDPVDEPEPTDSKPDVSSDDPVDTTTAEDDTTADEAPVEDVAAADSTPDDAVTDEQIVDEPVADDTVSDDTDETDADEVDGDAVDDGTGAADTADAEPIGDADESPAATDATETESTDDATVESDDLALETDDTGFETGDGAESDDGLESAADVGEEDTATDDDAVTGGSFGADVEAEFEPTAAFGDDLEETTDDSDPFDDEDEGTFDDDSFDDDAAESDESDADDDFESEFEDDLSEDLDDEAFAGTDEFDTGGVDFDSSAASGENDDSSGPPAASFGDDTTDSDADADDESAVRIIDEPEFERPEIDVPESSDRPDADAETDEIQSVRVDVEQIDSLLTLVEGLVTSRVRLRHAAEADDDGDAALETELDALSDLTTDLQETVMDIRLVPLETVTNRLPRVVRDIARDQDKEVEFEMTGEDVELDRSILDRIGDPLIHLVRNAVDHGIEPPKDREEAGKPREGAVEVHADRARDRVTITVEDDGAGLDPDRLRSEAVAADVLDEEEAAAMSDDETYDLIFHPGLSTVDEVTDVSGRGVGMDVVKRTVEDLDGTVAIDSEEGEGTTVTMRLPVTVAIDEILFVESGGEEFGVPTKAVQDIESAGAIETVDGESVLPGDGSDYPVVSLADALETPTPGANGDGMVIRIRGEVRDVALHCDHVRGQQEVVVKPFEGFMSGMPGISGATVRGRGEVVNILDVTTL; encoded by the coding sequence ATGACTGATTATCTGACAGACTTCGTTCAGGAGAGCGAAGAACGAATTACGGAACTGAACAACGCCTTGCTCACCCTCGAGCGGGATCCCGACGACGAGGAGGCGATGGAGAACATCTTCCGAATCGCCCACACCCTCAAAGGGAACTGCGGGGCGATGGGGCTGGATTCGGCCAGCGACCTCGCCCACGCGATCGAGGATCTGCTCGACGCCGTTCGTGGGGACGAGATCGACGTGACGCCGGAGCTGATGGACGTCGTCTTCGACGGCGTCGACGAGCTCGAGACGATGGTCGACGAAGTCGCCGCGACCGGCGAGATCGAGACGGATCCGTCAGCGACGATCGAGGCGCTTCGAACGCACCTCGAGGACGCCGAGAACGAGGCGGCAGCCGGACTCGTCGCGCCCGCGGCGGACGAGATCGACGACGTGTGCTCGCGGTTCGAGCCGCCGGCCGACGACGGTCACGACGTCTATCTCGCACGGCTCGCGATCGCCGAGCGGGAGGGCGTCAACAACGGCGAACTGGTCGTCGACGCGTTGATCGATGCGTTCGATCTGATCGGGACCGATCCGCCGCGCGAGACGATCGAGGCCGCGGCGTACGGCGACCGCTTCGACGCCGTCTTCGCCACCGCGGTCGGCGAGAGCGCGATCTCCTCCGGTCTCGAGCCGGTCGAAGAGGTCGCGGACTTCGAACTCGTCAACGTCTCCGATCGGTTCGAGACGGCCGACGAGACGGCGCCGACGGCGGACCGGCTCGCGGACGCAGCCGAACGGGCCGACGATATTTCGCCCGAGGAAGCCCAAGACCTCGAGGTCGATGACCTCCTCGACGAGTTCACCGAGTTCGACGACTTGGACGAGATGGTCGAGGATGTCGGGGACGACGAACTCGAGGTCTTCGAGAACATGGGCGAGGCCGGCTCGTTTGACGACCTGTTGGACGAGGACGATCTCGACGACGAGCCGGGAGAACCGCCCGAAACGCCCCTCGACGAGGCTGACGACGCGGCGACTCCCGACTCGGGGTCGGCGACCGACGACGGTCCCGGTGCGACCGAGACGGACTCGGCGTCCGAAGACGACGTCGACGACGCCAGCGCAGTCTTCGACGAACTCAAAGACGAAGTCGAAATGGTCGGCTTCGACGAGTTGCAGGACGAACTCGCGGAACTCGAGTTCGACGAGTTCGACGACGAGGACGAGGTCGATATGGACGAGCTTCTCGGCGAGGACGTCGACGACGACGCGTTCCTCGACGGCGAGGAGCCGTCCGAGAGCGCGGTCGACGACATACTGGTCGATGCGGAGTCGAACGAGGACCTCGCTGCTGACGCGGCCGATGACGAGGGCGAGACCGATGCACCCGATGTCGACACGACGGCGGCCGACGGCGTGGACGATGACTCGGTGGCGGACGATAGCGGCCTCGAGCCGGCGACCGAGCCGGACGAGGAAGCGATCGTCGACGACGATGACGTAGTCGCTGCCGAAACGGATGATGACGTGACTGCTGCCGAAACGGACGATGACGTAGTCGCTGCCGAAACGGACGATGACGTAGTCGCTGCCGAAACGGACGATGACGTGGTCGCTGCCGATGACGTGGCTGGCGGACCGGACGACGAAATCGAGACCGGGCCCGCACCTGATCCGGTCGACGAGCCCGAACCGACGGACTCGAAACCCGACGTTTCCAGCGACGACCCGGTCGATACAACCACGGCCGAGGACGACACAACGGCCGATGAGGCTCCCGTGGAGGACGTCGCCGCGGCTGACTCGACTCCCGACGACGCCGTCACGGACGAGCAAATCGTCGACGAACCAGTTGCGGACGACACGGTCAGCGACGATACCGATGAAACCGACGCCGACGAAGTCGACGGCGATGCAGTCGACGACGGTACTGGCGCGGCCGACACCGCTGACGCCGAACCGATCGGCGACGCTGACGAGTCCCCGGCAGCCACCGATGCAACCGAAACCGAATCGACCGACGACGCTACCGTCGAAAGCGACGATCTCGCCCTCGAGACTGACGATACCGGGTTCGAAACAGGCGACGGTGCCGAGAGCGACGATGGCCTCGAGTCCGCAGCAGACGTTGGCGAGGAAGACACCGCTACCGACGATGACGCTGTAACCGGCGGTTCCTTCGGTGCTGACGTCGAAGCGGAGTTCGAGCCGACGGCGGCCTTCGGTGACGACCTCGAAGAGACGACGGACGACTCGGACCCGTTCGATGACGAGGATGAGGGCACGTTCGACGACGATTCGTTCGACGACGACGCGGCCGAGTCGGATGAGTCCGACGCGGACGACGACTTCGAAAGCGAGTTCGAGGACGATCTGTCCGAGGATCTCGACGACGAGGCGTTCGCCGGAACCGACGAGTTCGACACCGGCGGGGTCGACTTCGACTCGTCCGCCGCGTCTGGGGAGAACGACGACTCGAGCGGTCCGCCGGCGGCATCGTTCGGCGACGATACGACCGATTCGGACGCCGACGCGGACGATGAATCGGCCGTCCGGATCATCGACGAGCCCGAATTCGAGCGTCCGGAGATCGACGTCCCCGAGTCGAGCGATCGACCCGATGCCGACGCCGAAACCGACGAAATCCAATCGGTCAGGGTCGACGTCGAACAGATCGACTCGCTGCTCACGCTCGTCGAGGGACTGGTGACGAGCCGCGTCCGACTCCGGCACGCGGCCGAGGCCGACGACGACGGCGACGCCGCCCTCGAGACGGAACTCGACGCGCTGTCGGACCTGACGACCGATCTGCAGGAGACGGTGATGGACATCCGTCTGGTGCCCCTCGAGACGGTGACGAACCGCCTGCCGCGGGTCGTTCGCGATATCGCCCGCGATCAGGACAAGGAAGTCGAATTCGAGATGACCGGCGAGGACGTCGAACTCGACCGGAGTATCCTCGATCGGATCGGCGATCCGCTGATCCACCTGGTCCGCAACGCCGTCGACCACGGAATCGAGCCGCCGAAAGATCGAGAGGAAGCCGGGAAACCTCGCGAGGGCGCCGTCGAGGTGCACGCCGATCGCGCGCGCGATCGCGTGACGATCACGGTCGAAGACGACGGTGCCGGACTCGATCCCGACCGGCTTCGATCGGAAGCCGTCGCGGCCGACGTCCTCGACGAGGAGGAGGCGGCGGCGATGTCCGACGACGAGACCTACGACCTCATCTTCCATCCCGGCCTCTCGACGGTCGACGAGGTGACCGACGTCAGCGGTCGCGGCGTCGGAATGGACGTCGTCAAGCGGACGGTCGAAGATCTGGACGGCACGGTCGCCATCGACAGCGAGGAGGGCGAGGGGACGACCGTCACGATGCGGCTCCCCGTGACGGTCGCCATCGACGAGATCCTGTTCGTCGAAAGCGGCGGCGAAGAGTTCGGCGTCCCGACCAAAGCCGTCCAGGACATCGAGTCCGCCGGGGCGATCGAGACGGTGGACGGCGAATCCGTCCTCCCCGGCGACGGGAGCGACTATCCCGTCGTCTCGCTGGCCGACGCTCTCGAGACGCCAACCCCCGGCGCGAACGGCGACGGGATGGTCATCCGGATCCGCGGCGAGGTCCGCGACGTTGCGTTGCACTGCGATCACGTTCGCGGCCAGCAGGAGGTCGTCGTCAAGCCCTTCGAGGGCTTCATGAGCGGCATGCCGGGAATAAGCGGTGCGACGGTTCGGGGGCGGGGGGAGGTAGTCAACATCCTTGACGTGACGACACTATGA
- the cheY gene encoding chemotaxis protein CheY codes for MSTGVLIVDDSHFMRNLLRQILEQDYRILGEASNGAEAVKLYKEHDPDIVMMDIVMPKCNGIKATAAIKKIDPDARVIMCTSVGQREKMKLAVKAGADGYVTKPFEEPSVRKALSDVVAA; via the coding sequence ATGTCGACAGGGGTGCTCATCGTGGACGACTCTCATTTTATGCGGAACCTACTGCGGCAGATCTTGGAACAAGATTACCGCATTCTCGGAGAAGCGTCCAACGGAGCAGAAGCCGTCAAACTGTACAAAGAACACGACCCCGACATCGTCATGATGGATATCGTGATGCCGAAATGCAACGGCATCAAGGCGACCGCGGCGATCAAGAAAATCGATCCGGACGCCCGCGTCATCATGTGTACGAGCGTTGGACAGCGTGAGAAAATGAAACTCGCCGTAAAAGCTGGTGCGGACGGCTACGTGACAAAACCGTTCGAAGAGCCCAGCGTTAGAAAGGCCCTCTCAGACGTCGTCGCGGCATGA
- a CDS encoding type II secretion system F family protein, with product MSLQTDDSGGSGMSASSDALGDRFYPMYDRLFGEDSEFVADIETKLAQARMSDTVELYLSRAIGIGFISGLSLWLVGLMLGYGIFAIGLLSNEALIGIPVGHGLLLSIIELLRVPAVVFFTGLIFGSIGFAVGFGSMVAIPYSRASARKREINMLMTDSVSFMYALSVGGLNQLEIIEAMAQADDTYGEVAREFQSIVKETEYFDIDYRTAIRKQALQTPSDDLSQFLTDMLSIVNSGGDIESFLEDKKEKHMRTAKQEQELTLETLELFGEMYMTLSLFPLLLIIIMVVMKMIPNANVTDQMLYMVVYGLIPMIGVGFLVLVSTVKHDEPGDGYLSMGNTSQRTETGQKGGLLSLGLIEQFTGEHSVFDRVKNREGTYETLEVLRKPHLFFRDNPLVTLALTVPLVLVIVVTAMVTGSAPTSWQGILDRPIWGTFIYVYLPLYITAIPLSIFREWNVRHRNSVVNKLSEDLRKLSSSNDTGLTLLESLKSVSDTTNGKLAREFEMMHTKVNYGTSLKEALIEFNNKYHIPRLARTTRLITEAQEASNQISDVLRTAATASENHDDIERERKSRTRMQIVIIIMTFMTVLAVIAILKTQFIDTMAGLNAGGGGAEASSSAGGGSGMEGANLSENIDVDMLSVLFFHAVTLQAIISGFICGYIRDADLLSGLKYAIGLSSIALIGWMLVA from the coding sequence ATGAGTCTGCAAACTGACGACAGTGGCGGCTCGGGGATGTCGGCCAGCTCCGACGCGCTGGGTGACCGGTTCTACCCGATGTACGATCGCCTGTTCGGCGAAGACAGCGAGTTCGTCGCCGACATCGAGACGAAACTCGCGCAGGCCCGGATGAGCGATACGGTCGAGCTCTACCTCTCACGAGCGATCGGAATCGGGTTCATCAGCGGCCTGAGTCTCTGGCTGGTCGGCCTGATGCTCGGCTACGGCATCTTCGCGATCGGTCTCCTCTCGAACGAGGCGCTTATCGGTATCCCAGTCGGTCACGGACTCCTCCTCAGTATCATCGAACTGCTTCGGGTACCCGCCGTCGTCTTCTTTACCGGGCTGATATTCGGCTCGATCGGCTTCGCGGTCGGGTTCGGATCGATGGTCGCGATTCCCTACTCTCGCGCCTCGGCCCGCAAGCGCGAGATCAACATGCTGATGACCGACTCGGTCTCGTTTATGTACGCCCTGTCGGTCGGCGGCCTGAACCAACTCGAGATCATCGAGGCGATGGCCCAGGCCGACGACACCTACGGCGAGGTCGCGCGGGAGTTCCAGAGCATCGTCAAGGAGACCGAGTACTTCGATATCGACTACCGGACGGCGATCCGGAAACAGGCACTCCAGACCCCGAGCGACGATCTCTCGCAGTTTCTGACCGACATGCTCTCGATCGTCAACAGCGGCGGCGACATAGAGAGCTTCCTCGAGGACAAGAAGGAAAAGCACATGCGCACCGCGAAGCAGGAACAGGAGCTCACCCTCGAGACGCTCGAGCTCTTCGGCGAGATGTACATGACGCTGTCGCTGTTCCCGCTCCTGTTGATCATCATCATGGTCGTCATGAAGATGATACCGAACGCGAACGTGACGGACCAAATGCTCTATATGGTCGTCTACGGGCTGATTCCGATGATCGGCGTCGGCTTTCTCGTTCTCGTATCGACAGTCAAGCACGACGAGCCCGGCGATGGCTACCTTTCGATGGGAAACACCAGCCAACGGACCGAAACCGGGCAGAAAGGCGGACTACTGAGCCTCGGACTCATCGAGCAGTTTACCGGCGAGCACAGCGTCTTCGACCGGGTCAAGAACCGCGAGGGGACCTATGAAACGCTCGAGGTGCTGCGGAAGCCCCACCTCTTCTTCCGAGATAATCCTCTAGTTACGCTCGCGTTGACCGTGCCACTGGTGTTGGTCATCGTCGTGACAGCCATGGTAACCGGGTCGGCTCCCACCTCCTGGCAGGGGATACTCGACAGGCCGATCTGGGGAACGTTCATCTACGTCTATTTGCCCCTCTACATCACGGCGATCCCGCTGTCGATCTTCCGGGAGTGGAACGTTCGACACCGCAACTCCGTCGTCAACAAGCTCTCGGAGGACCTGCGTAAGCTCTCGAGTTCGAACGATACCGGGTTGACCCTGCTCGAGTCGCTCAAGTCCGTCTCCGATACCACGAACGGGAAACTCGCTCGCGAGTTCGAGATGATGCATACGAAGGTCAACTACGGAACGAGCCTGAAGGAGGCGCTCATCGAGTTCAACAACAAGTACCACATTCCGCGACTCGCCCGGACGACTCGACTGATCACCGAGGCCCAGGAAGCGTCGAACCAGATCTCGGACGTGCTCCGGACGGCCGCGACTGCGAGCGAGAACCACGACGACATCGAACGGGAACGGAAATCGCGGACTCGCATGCAGATCGTGATCATCATCATGACGTTCATGACGGTGCTGGCGGTGATCGCGATTCTCAAGACGCAGTTCATCGACACGATGGCGGGACTCAACGCCGGCGGTGGCGGTGCCGAAGCCAGCTCTAGCGCTGGCGGGGGGAGCGGAATGGAAGGGGCCAACCTCAGCGAGAATATCGACGTCGACATGCTGTCGGTGTTGTTCTTCCACGCGGTAACGCTGCAGGCGATCATCTCCGGATTCATCTGCGGATACATCCGAGACGCAGACCTGTTGAGCGGATTGAAGTACGCGATCGGCCTGTCGTCGATCGCACTCATCGGCTGGATGTTGGTGGCCTAA
- a CDS encoding chemotaxis protein CheC — protein MTMMVDIRKLSFINEMAKVGTNGVADNMSKLTGEDAQMEVTKTNFIDVDDIGSQLDGGKRVGVRVRLLDPPHGHILILFPEASAKKITAIMLRDVVDDMGDVSGKMARSAVEEMGNMMASGFIDGWADVLGRAIDIAAPQLVYAPTGDIVTRTAGLGGDDLALFFDSDLSVPSYQIEAEIYAFPDLEEFVEMVNGIEVQPA, from the coding sequence ATGACGATGATGGTCGATATTCGAAAGTTGAGCTTCATAAACGAGATGGCGAAGGTCGGGACGAACGGCGTCGCCGACAACATGAGTAAACTGACCGGCGAAGACGCCCAGATGGAGGTGACCAAGACGAACTTCATCGACGTCGACGACATCGGGTCCCAGCTCGACGGCGGGAAGCGGGTCGGCGTGCGCGTCCGGCTGCTGGACCCCCCACACGGACACATCCTCATTCTCTTCCCAGAGGCGAGCGCGAAGAAGATCACGGCGATCATGCTTCGCGACGTCGTCGATGACATGGGAGATGTCTCCGGAAAGATGGCTCGCAGCGCCGTCGAGGAGATGGGGAACATGATGGCCAGCGGCTTCATCGACGGCTGGGCCGACGTGCTCGGGCGCGCGATCGATATCGCCGCCCCCCAGCTCGTCTACGCGCCGACCGGTGACATCGTCACCCGGACGGCCGGGCTCGGTGGCGACGACCTCGCGCTGTTCTTCGATTCGGACCTGTCGGTCCCCAGCTACCAGATCGAAGCCGAGATCTACGCATTCCCCGATCTCGAAGAGTTCGTGGAAATGGTCAACGGCATCGAAGTCCAACCCGCATGA